One Paenibacillus riograndensis SBR5 DNA segment encodes these proteins:
- a CDS encoding ABC transporter ATP-binding protein has translation MVYEQGTSDAEGYAIVISGAGKSLNDTKIIKGVSLHVPHNSIYAIIGPNGAGKTTLLRLMMGLLHLDEGMIHFTGDEQAVSVLLENDYLFETKTGWENLQNFGIYLSVNSSLVSATTMKYAHLLQLSTALDKKVATYSKGMKRKLSLLITLLKDSPIIMLDELTSGVDPESRRVMRDVIQLLKEEGKTVIITSHDLAEVQKISDWIAILANGTIAEIINNQNFKGDLEERFFDVLEEVR, from the coding sequence ATGGTATACGAACAAGGTACCTCAGACGCTGAAGGATACGCTATTGTCATATCAGGAGCAGGCAAAAGTCTGAATGACACAAAAATTATTAAGGGAGTTTCTTTACATGTACCCCATAACAGCATTTATGCCATTATTGGACCTAATGGTGCAGGAAAAACAACGCTTCTCCGGTTAATGATGGGTTTACTCCATTTGGATGAAGGAATGATCCATTTTACCGGTGACGAACAAGCAGTGTCAGTACTGCTTGAAAATGATTATTTGTTCGAAACCAAAACCGGATGGGAGAATCTACAGAATTTTGGTATCTATCTTTCTGTAAACTCCTCACTGGTCTCGGCAACCACCATGAAGTATGCCCATTTGCTACAATTAAGCACCGCTCTTGATAAGAAAGTTGCTACTTATTCCAAAGGCATGAAACGAAAACTCTCATTGCTTATTACTTTACTCAAAGATTCACCCATTATAATGTTGGATGAATTAACTTCCGGGGTTGACCCTGAATCCAGAAGAGTTATGCGGGACGTAATACAGCTTCTGAAGGAAGAAGGTAAGACAGTCATCATTACTTCGCATGATTTGGCAGAAGTCCAAAAAATCAGCGACTGGATTGCCATTCTGGCTAATGGAACAATCGCGGAGATCATTAATAATCAGAACTTTAAAGGAGATTTGGAAGAAAGATTTTTTGACGTACTGGAGGAAGTTAGGTGA
- a CDS encoding sensor histidine kinase: protein MNKTFSKKYKQTLWLRHLVGAIAVFVVFAIGYFIVKIAYADNFYIMLEKMLGHNLAYFIHDYEPAVILFVIAASQFLVWIGIEWNASRKIMKIMDSLDHILDNSADDIILPAEFSDLQNRLNLIKTQNREQQHLSEIEVQKKSDALTYLAHDIRTPLASVVGYLSLLCESPDMPPEQRNKFERIAFEKALKFENLIDEFFDITRYSLSDKALVKKEVDLSFLIEQISDEFYPLLQQKELQLNLDIPDNIFAFVDAEKIARVFNNVLKNAITYSFPQGIIDVFVQKSNDHLTAIIKNRGETIPEDKLERIFDKFYHADESRSSGNSGAGLGLAIAKEIMRMHGGAISAESREETTAFTITLPIRK from the coding sequence TTGAATAAGACGTTTTCAAAGAAATACAAACAAACATTATGGCTACGGCATTTGGTAGGGGCAATAGCCGTATTCGTCGTTTTTGCTATCGGCTATTTTATAGTGAAGATTGCGTATGCAGACAACTTTTACATCATGCTTGAAAAAATGCTGGGCCACAATTTAGCTTATTTCATTCATGACTATGAACCGGCCGTGATCTTATTTGTTATTGCAGCTTCACAATTTCTGGTATGGATTGGGATTGAATGGAATGCTTCACGAAAGATTATGAAGATCATGGACAGTCTGGACCATATATTAGACAATTCAGCCGACGATATTATATTGCCTGCGGAGTTTTCTGATTTGCAAAACCGGCTTAATCTTATAAAAACCCAAAATAGAGAGCAACAGCATTTATCGGAAATCGAGGTTCAAAAAAAATCTGACGCGCTCACCTATCTTGCACATGATATAAGAACCCCGCTTGCTTCCGTTGTCGGATATTTGAGCCTTTTATGTGAATCGCCGGATATGCCGCCGGAACAACGGAACAAGTTCGAAAGGATCGCCTTTGAAAAAGCATTGAAATTTGAAAACCTGATTGATGAATTTTTTGATATCACACGTTACAGTCTGTCGGACAAGGCATTAGTTAAAAAAGAAGTGGATTTATCCTTTTTAATTGAGCAAATATCTGATGAATTCTACCCTTTACTGCAGCAAAAAGAGCTTCAGCTCAATTTGGATATCCCCGATAATATATTTGCTTTTGTGGATGCCGAAAAAATTGCAAGAGTCTTTAACAATGTCCTAAAAAACGCGATCACCTATAGCTTCCCCCAAGGTATTATTGATGTTTTTGTGCAGAAGTCAAATGATCATCTAACTGCAATCATTAAAAATCGTGGAGAAACCATACCGGAGGATAAGCTGGAGCGTATATTTGATAAATTTTATCATGCCGATGAATCCAGGAGCTCTGGTAATAGCGGTGCAGGGCTTGGATTAGCCATTGCAAAGGAAATTATGAGAATGCACGGTGGAGCTATCTCCGCAGAAAGCCGTGAAGAAACTACTGCATTTACCATAACCTTGCCTATCCGTAAGTAG
- a CDS encoding VanZ family protein: MNNKESAKEKVLWYCVFGLFTLYFLFLLRITLFKQASFYNLFAAIGASERTVSIVPFKSIFEMISSSVSITRILENVVGNIAIFIPMGLLLPIIIKRRSRNVILGGILFSAFIEIIQFIFGLGSTDIDDLIFNTLGTITGYLLFTAMKRKSKSNLSFLTSLTTLLIVSGSIAFGILFVNHTALFVTSPKETTVENGELVQGFIETPFYFSGKFVEAENSILTVEKSIQSASEQRELMKFEVTAESRLYVCYDKIDYFFSTVSGEHQRYEQITYTDFASQKSEVFRKENNVIIWSSDGKKVDNLVVIEWIQ, from the coding sequence ATGAACAATAAAGAAAGTGCAAAAGAAAAAGTTTTGTGGTATTGCGTATTTGGACTTTTCACGCTTTATTTCCTGTTTCTGCTTCGCATAACACTTTTTAAGCAAGCGAGCTTCTATAATTTATTTGCGGCCATTGGCGCAAGCGAGCGGACGGTAAGCATTGTTCCGTTCAAATCAATTTTTGAAATGATTAGCAGCAGTGTTTCAATAACGCGAATATTGGAAAATGTTGTGGGGAATATTGCTATTTTCATTCCTATGGGATTATTACTGCCAATTATTATAAAAAGAAGAAGCAGAAATGTTATTTTAGGCGGGATTCTTTTTAGCGCGTTCATCGAAATCATTCAGTTTATCTTTGGCTTGGGAAGCACTGATATTGATGATTTAATATTTAATACATTGGGGACTATAACCGGATATCTGCTATTTACCGCTATGAAGAGAAAGTCAAAATCAAATTTATCATTTCTTACTTCGCTGACAACCCTGTTGATTGTTTCTGGAAGCATCGCCTTTGGTATTTTATTTGTTAACCATACAGCTTTGTTTGTAACCTCTCCGAAGGAAACTACTGTGGAAAACGGAGAACTTGTTCAGGGATTTATTGAAACTCCATTTTATTTTAGCGGAAAGTTTGTTGAAGCAGAGAATTCCATACTGACAGTGGAAAAAAGTATTCAAAGCGCATCAGAACAAAGGGAGCTTATGAAATTTGAAGTAACAGCCGAAAGCCGCCTCTATGTTTGCTATGATAAAATAGACTACTTTTTCAGCACAGTTTCCGGCGAACATCAACGTTATGAGCAAATCACATATACTGATTTTGCTTCACAGAAAAGTGAAGTTTTCCGCAAAGAAAATAATGTTATCATCTGGAGTTCAGATGGAAAAAAAGTTGATAATCTCGTTGTTATCGAATGGATTCAATAA
- a CDS encoding ABC-F family ATP-binding cassette domain-containing protein — translation MSILNVERLSHGFGDRAIFSDVSFRLLKGEHIGLIGANGEGKSTFMNIITGKLQPDEGKVEWAKRMRAGYLDQHAVLTKGQSIRDVLRGAFQYLFDMEQEMNDMYGRMGDVSPEELEQMLEDVGTIQDTLTNQDFYMIDAKIDETARGLGLTDIGLDKDVHDLSGGQRTKVLLAKLLLEKPDILLLDEPTNYLDEQHIVWLKRYLQEYENAFILISHDIPFLNSVINLIYHMENQSLTRYVGDYEYFQQVYEAKKSQLESAFKRQQQEIADLKDFVARNKASVATRNMAMSRQKKLDKMEVIELAREKPKPQFNFKAGRTSGKLIFETKDLVIGYDSPLSRPLNLQMERGQKIALVGANGIGKTTLLRSILGQIPAISGSARLGDLLETGYFEQEIKGTNYNTCIEEIWAEFPSFTQFEIRAALAKCGLTTQHIESKIAVLSGGEKAKVRLCKLINRETNLLVLDEPTNHLDVDAKDELQRALQAYKGSILLISHEPEFYRDIVTDTWNCESWTTKVF, via the coding sequence ATGAGTATATTAAATGTAGAACGGCTGAGTCACGGGTTTGGCGACCGCGCGATTTTCAGCGATGTATCCTTCCGCCTGCTAAAAGGCGAACATATCGGCTTGATCGGCGCAAACGGTGAAGGGAAATCCACCTTCATGAACATAATCACAGGCAAGCTTCAGCCGGACGAAGGCAAAGTCGAATGGGCGAAGCGTATGCGGGCGGGCTACCTGGACCAGCATGCGGTGCTGACGAAGGGACAATCGATCCGCGATGTTCTGCGCGGGGCGTTCCAATATCTCTTCGATATGGAACAAGAGATGAACGACATGTACGGCAGGATGGGTGATGTGTCCCCGGAAGAACTGGAGCAAATGCTGGAGGATGTCGGTACGATTCAGGACACGCTGACAAACCAGGATTTCTATATGATTGACGCTAAAATCGACGAAACTGCCCGCGGGCTGGGTCTTACGGACATCGGTTTGGATAAGGATGTGCATGATCTCAGCGGCGGTCAGCGGACGAAGGTACTGCTGGCTAAACTGCTGCTTGAGAAACCGGACATTCTGCTGCTGGACGAACCTACAAACTATCTCGACGAACAGCATATCGTCTGGCTGAAGCGCTATTTGCAGGAATACGAAAATGCCTTCATTTTGATTTCCCATGACATTCCTTTCCTAAACAGCGTGATCAACCTGATCTACCATATGGAGAATCAATCACTGACACGGTATGTGGGGGATTACGAGTATTTCCAGCAGGTGTACGAGGCGAAAAAGTCGCAGCTTGAATCCGCTTTTAAACGTCAGCAGCAGGAAATTGCCGATCTGAAGGACTTTGTTGCGCGGAACAAAGCCAGCGTGGCTACGCGGAATATGGCGATGTCCCGGCAGAAGAAGCTGGACAAGATGGAGGTTATCGAGCTCGCCCGGGAGAAGCCGAAGCCGCAATTCAACTTCAAGGCCGGACGCACTTCCGGCAAGCTGATTTTTGAAACCAAAGATCTTGTGATCGGCTACGATTCTCCGCTGTCCAGACCGCTGAACCTGCAAATGGAACGGGGACAAAAAATCGCGCTTGTCGGTGCCAACGGGATCGGTAAGACCACGCTGCTGCGCAGCATTCTCGGCCAAATTCCGGCGATTTCAGGTTCGGCCAGACTTGGCGACCTGCTGGAAACCGGTTATTTCGAGCAGGAAATCAAGGGAACGAACTACAATACCTGTATTGAGGAGATTTGGGCAGAGTTCCCGTCCTTTACGCAATTTGAAATTCGGGCGGCGCTTGCCAAATGCGGTCTGACGACCCAGCATATTGAGAGCAAGATTGCGGTTCTGAGCGGCGGCGAGAAGGCCAAAGTCCGTCTGTGCAAACTCATCAACCGCGAAACGAATCTGCTTGTGCTGGACGAACCGACCAACCATCTCGATGTGGATGCGAAGGACGAGCTGCAGCGTGCGCTCCAAGCGTATAAAGGCAGCATTTTGCTGATCTCCCACGAACCTGAATTTTACCGCGATATTGTAACCGATACTTGGAACTGCGAGTCTTGGACAACGAAAGTGTTCTAA
- a CDS encoding SRPBCC family protein: MKNITKMKIYKSAGEVFEAFIDPAKIRNFWFSSSSERWEQGKTITLKYDEYNAQGDIEIMDMEESKSIVFQWAYGEEKHTVTITLTEIEASSTIVEVMEEGFHENDDNLIHHLLGNKEGWVYMLTCLKGYLEFGVTKLRAGLV, encoded by the coding sequence ATGAAAAATATTACAAAAATGAAAATCTATAAATCTGCAGGCGAAGTGTTTGAAGCCTTTATTGATCCTGCAAAAATCAGAAATTTCTGGTTCTCTTCCAGTTCTGAGAGATGGGAGCAAGGAAAGACCATTACCTTAAAGTATGATGAGTACAATGCGCAAGGGGATATTGAAATTATGGACATGGAGGAAAGCAAGAGCATTGTTTTCCAGTGGGCTTATGGTGAAGAAAAGCATACCGTTACGATTACACTGACAGAAATAGAAGCTTCATCTACAATCGTAGAAGTCATGGAAGAAGGATTTCATGAAAACGATGACAATCTGATACATCATTTATTAGGCAACAAAGAAGGCTGGGTCTACATGTTAACGTGTCTAAAGGGTTACCTGGAATTTGGCGTTACTAAGCTGAGGGCAGGATTAGTATAA
- a CDS encoding response regulator transcription factor, with translation MDDSIRVILIDDHPLVMDSLRARLEQEQDIRVIEAFADPRHLLEQIGVLKPDVLVLDVSLPHLDGFSLAKLLKKDYGSSLKIIMLSGYTYDEFYRKAYELGVNAYLSKQASYAQIINAIRQSMSGHLLVPERIFNTSAQDKLTPVEREVLLRVAREMNNREIARDLAISQRTVEYHLTAILQKLGVKSRVGAVAKGYELGVLGPSLL, from the coding sequence ATGGATGACAGTATCCGGGTTATATTAATCGATGATCATCCCTTGGTTATGGATTCTTTGCGAGCCCGCTTGGAACAGGAACAGGATATCCGTGTGATTGAAGCCTTTGCGGACCCGCGGCACCTGCTGGAGCAAATCGGTGTTTTGAAGCCGGATGTGCTGGTCCTTGATGTGTCTCTGCCCCACCTGGATGGCTTCAGTCTGGCCAAATTATTGAAAAAGGACTATGGCTCCTCTCTAAAAATCATTATGCTGTCGGGTTATACCTACGATGAATTTTACCGTAAGGCTTACGAGCTTGGGGTGAACGCTTATTTGTCCAAGCAAGCATCCTATGCGCAGATTATTAATGCAATAAGGCAGAGTATGTCCGGACATCTGCTGGTCCCGGAACGGATATTCAACACTTCTGCACAAGACAAACTTACGCCGGTGGAACGGGAAGTGCTGCTGCGGGTGGCCAGAGAAATGAACAACCGGGAGATTGCCCGGGACCTGGCGATCAGCCAGCGAACTGTTGAATATCACCTGACAGCCATTCTTCAGAAGCTGGGGGTGAAGTCGCGGGTCGGCGCTGTCGCCAAAGGTTATGAATTGGGGGTCTTGGGGCCTTCCCTGCTATGA
- a CDS encoding response regulator transcription factor: MNRILIIDDEQEITDLIELFLQNENFQVSKCYCSQDALVLINNERFDLAIIDVMLPDGNGFELCKLIREKYTFPIIMLTSKTEGIDRVTGLSLGADDYVTKPFLPVELVARVKAQLRRVQLYDGKESSTSETLMVTGLFLNKRSHECNLNGKKIRLTPLEFSILWLLCKNRGIVFSADELFQQVWGEKYFKNNRNTVMVQIRHIREKLNDTGENPKFIKTIWGVGYIIE, encoded by the coding sequence ATGAACAGAATTTTAATCATTGATGATGAACAGGAAATTACCGATTTAATAGAGCTGTTTCTGCAAAATGAAAATTTTCAAGTGTCCAAATGCTATTGTTCACAGGATGCACTTGTGCTCATTAATAACGAAAGATTTGATTTGGCTATTATAGATGTCATGCTGCCAGATGGAAACGGATTTGAATTATGCAAGCTCATACGGGAGAAATACACTTTTCCAATAATTATGCTTACTTCCAAAACAGAAGGGATCGACCGTGTTACCGGACTATCCTTGGGAGCCGATGATTATGTGACTAAGCCTTTTTTGCCGGTTGAATTAGTCGCGCGTGTAAAGGCCCAATTAAGACGAGTCCAGCTATATGACGGAAAAGAAAGCAGCACATCAGAAACCCTTATGGTCACAGGCCTCTTTCTCAACAAAAGATCTCATGAATGTAATTTAAATGGTAAAAAAATCAGGCTGACTCCCCTGGAATTCTCTATATTATGGCTTTTGTGCAAAAACAGAGGAATCGTTTTCAGTGCGGATGAACTCTTTCAGCAAGTATGGGGAGAGAAATATTTCAAAAATAACAGAAACACAGTTATGGTTCAAATCAGACATATCCGGGAGAAGCTAAACGATACTGGAGAAAACCCAAAATTCATAAAAACGATATGGGGAGTAGGATACATCATTGAATAA